Proteins from a genomic interval of Zingiber officinale cultivar Zhangliang chromosome 2A, Zo_v1.1, whole genome shotgun sequence:
- the LOC122040011 gene encoding uncharacterized protein LOC122040011, with protein sequence MADLRPRSPSNGVEKAIWASKILFFLLGILSALRLAVPPAAAALSSALPRLSASLCYCLAPPYLLVVINLIILLIWKLSDQRHHHGEPCHVEEKPSEVADIVKIKPSEPPPPSPPAVSLSPDTRPFSWPHIPPSPEPDETPDPDSGDSQLTDSHATDDGDSLDKAAEISDENDSMDATWKAIMEKTPRGRGTLGKAEPPRPSPAPAAIRARLPSATGREEWNQRFDDFIKKRHDQIRLQRHESNQRRLQNQDHELH encoded by the coding sequence ATGGCGGATCTCAGACCGAGATCTCCCAGCAATGGCGTCGAGAAGGCGATTTGGGCATCCAAGATCCTTTTTTTCCTTCTTGGGATCCTCTCCGCCTTGAGGCTCGCCGTCCCTCCCGCCGCCGCCGCCCTGTCCTCCGCTCTCCCGCGCCTCTCGGCCTCGCTCTGTTACTGCCTCGCGCCGCCGTACCTCCTCGTCGTCATCAATCTCATCATCCTCCTGATATGGAAGCTCTCCGACCAGAGGCACCACCACGGCGAGCCCTGCCACGTCGAGGAGAAGCCGTCGGAGGTGGCAGATATTGTAAAGATCAAACCTTCCgagcctcctcctccttctcctcccgcTGTCTCTCTCTCGCCCGACACAAGGCCCTTCTCTTGGCCCCACATCCCGCCGTCGCCAGAGCCCGATGAAACTCCAGATCCAGACTCCGGTGACTCCCAGCTCACCGACTCCCACGCAACGGACGACGGCGATTCGCTAGACAAGGCGGCGGAGATCTCCGACGAGAACGACTCCATGGATGCGACTTGGAAGGCGATCATGGAGAAGACCCCGCGAGGCAGGGGAACACTAGGCAAGGCCGAACCGCCGCGGCCGTCGCCGGCACCGGCAGCGATACGGGCGAGGCTGCCGTCGGCGACGGGTCGCGAAGAGTGGAACCAGAGATTCGACGATTTCATAAAGAAACGGCACGATCAAATCCGGCTCCAAAGGCATGAATCGAACCAGAGAAGATTGCAGAACCAGGATCATGAACTCCACTAA